The sequence GGAGCAGCAGGTCCACGCGATCCGCGACCTGGCGCCGTCGGGCTACACCGGCACGCCCAGTTTTCTGAAGATCATTCTTGAGAAGGCTGACGAACTTGGCCTGCCACTGACCTCGCTCAAGCGGGCCCTGGTCTCGGGCGAAGCGTTTCCGCCTTCACTGCGTGACTGGCTGGCTGCCCGCGGCATCGCCGGCTATCAGGCCTATGGCAGCGCGGATTTGGGCATGATTGCGTTCGAAACCAGCGCGCGCGACGGCCTGGTGCTGGGCGAAGACCTGATCCTGGAGATCGTGCGTCCTGGCACGGGAGAGCCCGTGCCGGATGGCGAAGTGGGAGAAGTGGTCATCACCACGCTGAACCCGGACTACCCGCTGGTGCGTTTCGGGACAGGAGACCTTTCGGCGGTTTTGCCGGGCCCGTCTCCCTGCGGACGCAGCAACACCCGCATCCGCGGCTGGCTTGGGCGCGCCGACCAGACCACCAAGGTTCGCGGTATGTTTGTGCATCCTTCGCAGGTGGCCGAAGTCCTGCGCCGCCATCCTGAAGTGGGCCGGGCGCGTCTGGTGATATCTGGAACCACCGGTGCTGAACACATGGTGCTGCATGTCGAGGCCGCCACCCTGGGCACCGATGCAGCATCTCGGCTGGCCACCTCGGTGCGCGACATCACCAAGCTGCGGGCGGACATCGTACGCGCCGAGCCCGCAGGGCTGCCCAACGACGGCAAAGTCATCGACGATCTGCGCACGTATGAATGACAACTGCCTTCGCGCTGGCCGCTTGCCACGGCTGATGTCATCGATGGCGTTCTGAAGTAGGCTTTTGCCAGAACGAAAAGGCTCCCATGCCCACCACCATCGCCAGCCCGAACGTGAGCGCCTCGTCATAACCCTGGGAGGCGGTCAGCACGGCCGTGACAGGGCTCAGGCCCGCCAGCTCCCAACCCAGTCCGAAGATCACCGCGCCGGACACTAGCCGGGTGTCGATCTTCCAGGCAGTGGGCC comes from Bordetella holmesii ATCC 51541 and encodes:
- a CDS encoding AMP-binding enzyme family protein, which translates into the protein MLRKHELLELQQQARTSDAPDGPSKALGGFAAVGWGQAVRVFASPGPIYEPETARPDYWRFARALYAAGFRAGELAYNCFSYHFTPAGSMMETAAHAVGCTVFPGGTGQTEQQVHAIRDLAPSGYTGTPSFLKIILEKADELGLPLTSLKRALVSGEAFPPSLRDWLAARGIAGYQAYGSADLGMIAFETSARDGLVLGEDLILEIVRPGTGEPVPDGEVGEVVITTLNPDYPLVRFGTGDLSAVLPGPSPCGRSNTRIRGWLGRADQTTKVRGMFVHPSQVAEVLRRHPEVGRARLVISGTTGAEHMVLHVEAATLGTDAASRLATSVRDITKLRADIVRAEPAGLPNDGKVIDDLRTYE
- a CDS encoding sulfur transport family protein, with the translated sequence MQWPTAWKIDTRLVSGAVIFGLGWELAGLSPVTAVLTASQGYDEALTFGLAMVVGMGAFSFWQKPTSERHR